The following proteins are encoded in a genomic region of Zea mays cultivar B73 chromosome 9, Zm-B73-REFERENCE-NAM-5.0, whole genome shotgun sequence:
- the LOC103638849 gene encoding transcription factor IBH1-like 1 yields MRGPNAATATSKGGAMAGFKQDLLRNLLLGIRACRPFDATSLEDRKRAVKRSADVAMAAARAAAGGGRARWPKAILAAAAASGHSPGGIRKARKSACKRVVRRPRRATASCDVVARRLVRSRTMALRKVIPGADATAAMDDEAVLLRETIDYAVHLRAQVDVLRRVSAAVQRSTFLRDGPAQSMGGGS; encoded by the exons ATGCGAGGCCCTAACGCTGCTACCGCAACAAGCaaaggcggcgccatggccggcttCAAGCAAGACCTGCTCAGGAACCTGCTGCTGGGCATCCGGGCGTGCCGCCCCTTCGACGCCACGAGCCTGGAGGACCGGAAGCGTGCCGTCAAGCGATCCGCCGACGTCGCCATGGCGGCAGCGCGCGCCGCGGCCGGCGGCGGGCGCGCGAGGTGGCCCAAGGCCATCTTGGCCGCCGCCGCGGCGTCCGGACACAGCCCCGGCGGCATACGCAAGGCGAGGAAGAGTGCGTGCAAGAGGGTAGTGAGGAGACCGAGGCGCGCCACTGCGAGCTGCGACGTCGTCGCACGGAGGCTGGTGCGGAGCAGGACGATGGCGCTCCGGAAGGTGATACCCGGAGCGGACGCCACCGCCGCCATGGACGACGAGGCCGTGCTGCTCCGCGAAACCATCGACTACGCCGTACACCTGCGCGCCCAGGTCGACGTGCTCCGCCGCGTCTCGGCGGCGGTGCAGAGATCCACCTTCCTCCG GGACGGTCCTGCTCAAAGCATGGGAGGAGGATCGTAG
- the LOC109942236 gene encoding uncharacterized protein has translation MDLDPSFPGPISITPDRQISPLFSDPFSPRAASKLFSSTHPKPLSPTDGRKDRFSSVLTAVSPCTGKRDILSKTPKVASPKAEGNTKLVNGLIAEDQDSGVAEIPQKVEMQTDILWSQANTQNTNALVEPIVSHPLADRMSLNYSSMYGAEDDFRAHVSGIGADMDEGTPPDHECLVIGAGLPISSPLSYHEDYEDHSISNGTNDDWLPIVMPAKKLISDENLKAILRKWRQHAADKRLLREQKNALAVAALCSLSLGPPVHKSTTVRHVIVFFPVSVN, from the exons ATGGATTTGGATCCATCATTTCCTGGGCCTATTTCAATCACTCCTGACAGACAGATTAGCCCATTGTTTTCAGATCCTTTCTCTCCAAGAGCTGCCAGTAAACTATTCAGTTCAACACATCCAAAGCCTCTATCCCCAACTGATGGTAGAAAAGACAGGTTTTCATCTGTCCTTACTGCTGTTTCTCCATGTACTGGCAAGAGGGACATACTGTCAAAAACACCAAAAGTAGCTTCACCAAAAGCTGAAGGCAATACCAAATTGGTTAATGGCCTTATAGCTGAAGACCAGGATAGTGGTGTTGCTGAGATCCCTcagaaggtagagatgcaaacagaCATACTGTGGTCACAAGCTAACACGCAAAACACCAATGCTCTGGTAGAACCAATTGTTTCACATCCTCTTGCAGATAGGATGTCTTTAAATTACTCCAGTATGTATGGAGCGGAAGATGACTTCAGGGCACATGTTTCTGGCATCGGTGCAGATATGGATGAGGGAACTCCACCAGATCATGAATGTCTGGTTATTGGAGCTGGATTGCCTATTAGCTCCCCTTTGTCCTATCATGAGGATTATGAGGATCATAGTATTAGTAACGGCACAAATGATGATTGGTTACCAATTGTTATGCCCGCAAAGAAACTAATTTCTGATGAAAACCTGAAAGCAATACTGAG GAAATGGAGGCAGCATGCTGCTGACAAGCGATTACTTAGGGAGCAGAAGAATGCTCTTGCTGTTGCAGCATTGTGTTCTCTATCACTTGGCCCACCAGTTCATAAAAGTACAACGGTAAGACATGTCATAGTTTTTTTCCCAGTATCAGTAAATTGA